One window of Hydractinia symbiolongicarpus strain clone_291-10 chromosome 3, HSymV2.1, whole genome shotgun sequence genomic DNA carries:
- the LOC130636289 gene encoding follistatin-related protein 1-like — MHHIWIFTLITLALGGHMQDLKQDARKKLTCDTMYCAIGSECVERYGIAECECIKRCMGDAKPVCGSNGTHTKTYKSLCHLQQASCLQKEKETIKLVAAMSCEEGKEKEKMLTKEIEMDQSKPKPIVCMQRDRDNIREAIIDWLKKELKLEFNDISYKGLLLKYFNMLDTDGDGALDTMEFMKLLEKDDSISKKLSTDTYSNPILRGLCLSELMAITDVNSDYKLEFDEFHKCLHPSFYPPKEECDLDGVAYDEGDVIPQGCNTCKCACGHWVCTQLKCGKEKEDH, encoded by the exons ATGCATCATATTTGGATATTCACACTAATAACa CTTGCTCTTGGTGGTCATATGCAAGACCTTAAACAAG ATGCCAGAAAGAAGTTAACATGTGATACAATGTACTGTGCCATTGGATCAGAATGTGTTGAACGGTATGGAATAGCAGAGTGTGAATGTATTAAAAGATGCATGGGTGATGCAAAGCCGGTGTGTGGCAGCAATGGCACCCacacaaaaacatacaaaagtCTTTGCCACTTGCAGCAAGCATCATGTTtacaaaaggaaaaagaaacaataaaattggTTGCTGCTATGTCATGTGAAGAAG gaaaagaaaaagagaagatGTTGACAAAAGAAATAGAAATGGATCAAAGTAAACCAAAGCCCA ttgTTTGTATGCAGCGAGATCGGGACAACATCAGAGAGGCCATcattgattggttaaaaaaggaGTTAAAGTTGGAGTTTAATGATATTTCTTACAAAGGTTTACTATTGAAATATTTTAACATGCTGGACACCGATGGTGATGGTGCATTAGACACAATGGAGTTTATGAAACTCCTAGAGAAAGATGATTCAATATCCAAG AAATTATCCACAGATACTTATTCCAATCCTATACTACGTGGCTTGTGTTTGAGTGAATTAATGGCGATTACAGATGTGAATTCAGATTACAAACTAGAATTTGATGAGTTCCATAAATGCCTACATCCAAGTTTTTATCCACCCAAAGAAG AATGCGACTTAGATGGTGTAGCATATGACGAAGGAGATGTGATTCCACAAGGATGCAACACATG CAAATGCGCTTGTGGTCACTGGGTGTGTACGCAACTCAAATGTGGGAAAG AAAAGGAAGATCACTGA